The proteins below are encoded in one region of Phaseolus vulgaris cultivar G19833 chromosome 1, P. vulgaris v2.0, whole genome shotgun sequence:
- the LOC137815529 gene encoding predicted GPI-anchored protein 58 yields MVQEDEDEDDEATEDDLVTKRKRVAPSSPPALPTPTPPSPPAPTPPSPPAPTPPVQATPLAVALPVVEGNEPNFMENPPSASTPFVSAREGPPSTASIAEAAPGGDEGAHNSPILITESPTSPPRQEPRQEAPLAQPTQEGGGESQHQAPSAPPPTAAASLPPLVKEVLGPFTTKLKMMVEDLPSIITNAVKSSNKKLQDEISTLQEENRLIRIEAEKLSCNLMMAEIDHSRVEDAMSAELRVARKEASNLRQKLHLLAQEKIELESKLVPYRLKVANLEASMKADAAKVENLEKRSADREVLL; encoded by the coding sequence atGGTTCAAGaagatgaggatgaggatgatgaggcgactgaggacgaccttgtcaccaaaaggaaaagggtggcaccttcttcaccacccgctctcccaacaccaacaccgccctctcccccagctccaacaccgccctctcccccagcCCCAACACCGCcggtccaagcaacacccttggcggTCGCGCTTCCTGTGGTTGAAGGCAACGaacccaacttcatggagaaccctcctagcgcctccacgccgttcgtatctgctagagagggtcctccttcaactgcctcaattGCTGAAGCCgcaccaggtggggatgaaggcgccCACAACTCGCCGATACTCATAACCGAGTCTcccacttcaccaccacgccaggaaccacgccaggaagccccccttgctcaaccaactcaagagggtggtggtgaaagtcagcaccaggctccttcagcacctccaccaacagcAGCTGCAAGCCTTCCCCCCTTGGTCAAAGAAGTCTTGGGGCCCTTCACAACTAAGCTAAAGATGATGGTagaggacctcccctcaatCATAACAAACGCTGTGAAGAGCTCCAACAAAAAGCTTCAGGACGAGATCTCAACACTCCaggaggagaatcgcctgataaggatcgaggcggaaaagctgtcttgcaacctgatgatggcagagatcgatcactcaagggtggaggaTGCCATGAGTGCCGAGCTGAGGGttgcgcgcaaggaggcctccaACCTGCGCCAGAAATTGCACCTCctggctcaagagaaaatcgagctggagagcaagctggttccctacaggcttaaggtggccaacttggaggcatcgatgaaagcggatgcagccaaggtagagaacctCGAAAAGAGGTCGgctgatcgggaggttctccttTGA